The sequence below is a genomic window from Mobula hypostoma chromosome X1, sMobHyp1.1, whole genome shotgun sequence.
TCTGGAGTCAGCAAAACCCACAAAATGAACAATCCAGATCACTCAAACATTGGTTAACAAATACAGGAAAGGTCGATTACAGGAATTACTTGGACCCCACTTCCCATGAAACTATAAAAATTCGGTGCAATGACTAATGAAAATGAGAAGTCCTCATTTTGTAAAACTTAATCCAATTTACATATGGGCTGTGCTCCTACCCCACCGCTGTAACTCAGCggtgtggagggttatggtccaggtgctggtAGATGCGATTAGGTTGAAAccaggctggcatggactagatgaaccAAAGGACCTGTGTCTGTACTGTCTTACTCTGATTGTTGTAGATGGGTAATTTTGAGGGCAAAAAAAATGACAGAACAAAACCCTGGACAAATCAATGGAAACAAATAATGTAATCTTCTCTTGATTGACATATCCCAAATAATCAGTTAAGTTTCTGTGTGTATATTCTGATCAGTATTGTTTTTTGGTAGCAAAATATAATGCTCTTACTGTTAACTTTCAACTAGTGGTAGCCTCTGAGctagaaggtcatgagtttgtTCAGGACGTTGGCCAATTATgcgatgcagagctgggctatcAGAAGTGCTGCCTGGCTTTTCAAACATAGAAGATCCCATAGTTTCGAGCCCAACAACGAGTGCAAGAGCAAACTGGTCATTGTCATGTGTtgtttgttaatttttttaaaaaatctagccGGATTGGAAATGTTTTATAATTGAAGGTTTGGAACCTTGCAGTTCAGTCTTAAGTGAGCCTGTTTTGCTCTTTTGACAAGTTTTAttttcctctcctttcagattagaAATGCCCAAAGATGAGCTACCAAACCACAACTGTATCAAGCATCTTCGCACCATGGTACTTCAGCAACAAGGGAAAATTTCAGAGCTGGAGAAGACTTCAGCAGAGCATAAACATCAGCTGGCAGAGCAGGtgggtgcttgctgtcttgtgaCTGACACATAAAGTGCTAAGCTATCCTGAGGGCTTGCATTTTCTAAATTGCAGACCTTTTGTACTGCACCTCAGCGACTGACCTCAATTACTGTGCAAATTGCTTTCTCCTTTTCCCTTCCTCTTTTATTCTTTTGCTCCCAGGATGTTTATCTATATAAATAGCTTTACATCCCTCCTCTGAGATACAGTCACTACCATTTAAAAGTCTCATTTAAATGGGCAGTTGCTTGTATCAGCcaaatcacaaaaataaatagCAAATACTTCCAATTTCACTGTCTCCTAAGCCTTTATTTCGGGTAGGAGCAGCTGTGCTTGTACACCTGTGGAAGTGACATACatgtatgcatgcttttatttttcTAAATGCAATTGTCCCATCAACCCAAAATATATAACCCTAGTGGTTCTTCATTTGACAATTAAGCTGTTTGGTGATTTATCTAATGGTGAGATTAAGGTACATCAGCAGGTGAACTCACCCACATGTTGACCTGCAGTTGTGATATTTGTAATTATCCCCATTTACATCTCAACAGCagatggatgaactctggatttgAGTGGACTCCAGTTTAAGGTCGCATTTACTTTGCAACATTGGCTGCTACAAGAGACCAATGCACTTTGCATCAATGCTGTAGGAGAAACCCAGGCAGAGCACGATCTAACTTGAGCAAATTAGATGGAGTTCCCTCAGAGGAGGTTTCATTAGGAATTCAACAATAAACCTGTTCAAATGAATAATGTTCTAGCCAGTGCGGTTTGCTCTCCTTACTGAAGGAGTTATAATTGACCTGTGACACACATAGTGGAGCATTATATGCAACAGATGTGGTAATCTCTTGTGAGGGGAGTTTATGTGGCTTCTCATTAGTGAGGGAGTCGTAAATCACGTGCATTGTAGTACACCAAATCTTAAGGAGCTCAAATCAAATTCCAATGACTCTCCATTGCAATTAGAAAGAATCATTCAATCTATATTGATTGGAATAACTAGGTTTTTTTCTCATGTTCTCTTGTAAtgattttgctccagattttcagTGAATCCAACATTCTTGTAGCCATTCTTGTATTATGCCAGCCATCACTTACAATAGGCAAAGTTCACTTTGCACAAAAGCACCTGTTATAACTGACAATGACTGATTCTGAACTGGCTATTGAAGTCTTTTAATAAAAAGAGCAACTTCCTTTTCTAACTCCACCTGATGAACTTGCAAGATAGAATCATATTGTTTTGTATGGTACTCCAATATTCAGCCCTGGAAGGACTGGTGTTCAGACTCCAGCCAGGCTGCTGCTAAGGGGCCTGTATTTAATAATGGGACTCTTGGACTAGGTAAGGGTACCATTCTTGACTGCTATCATCCAACTTTGACAAAACCAGTGCATGGAAATTGGGAGAAAGACTTGATGTATAGTGCAAATTGATTTTGCAACAAGTTGCCATCTTTTAAAGGACTGGGGATATGTTTGGAGTGTGTGATTATGACTTGCATATTCTGACAGCACTGTTAGCCAATGAGTTGGAAGTAGGATGGGACACGTGAGTGGGAtagcaacaaacaaaaacaattctTTGGAAACCAGTGTCTATttagaccagaggttcccaaccttttctatgccatggatcaatactgttaagcaaagggtctgtggacccctggttgggaacctctggtttagGTGCAggagaattaggcctttcagcccaacaagtTTGCTGTGCAATCCAGTCATGATTTTTCCAACCCAATTCTcccatcttctccctgtaactcttaACCCCCTCAacctcaacctattttcataagacatgctccctaaggtgaagaaggaataggcaGCTTCCCCTCAGCTGCCTATGGTTCCagctccttctactacccattgtgttttccccttttccttcacctttccagcctatcacctccctgcttcccctctcccacccctttatctttatctttccccttactggtttttcacctggaacctaccagccttctccttcccaccctccccccaccttctttatccaCACTACTAAGAATCCTGTATTAATCCTgtattaaccctgtactctgccatcaggtttgttTCCAAAGTAtattacttcacacttttctggattaaactccatctaccagttctcagcccagctctgcacccTGACAATGTCCCGttataacctatgacaaccttctacactatccacgacACCATCGAccttggtgccatctgcaaacttacctaCCCAcatttccacttcctcatcaaagtTATTTATACAAattacaaagagcaggggtcccagaacagattcctgcagaaaaccactggtcaccaagctccaggcagaatacactcccatctacaaccatcctctGCTGTCTtcctgaatccacacagccaagtctTCATGTGTCCTATGTCTCCTGACTTTCTAAATGAGTCTACCATGAGCCTTGTTGaacaccttactgaaatccatgtacactatctccactgctctacctttatcaatgtgttttatACTTCCTTGGGGGAAAAAATTGCACTTGTGAGGCAcgatctgcccctcacaaagccatgctgactatttctataTCAGACAATGCTGCTAAATTCCCTCTAAGAAGCCTTTCCACTAGTTAGCTCAGCactgacataaggctcactggtctataatttccaggattattcctattgcctttcttgaacaaaggaataaaatTTGCTGCCCTCAAATCTTCTTGTACTACTACTAAAGCTAGTGAGAACACAAATCCTGAGATCATCCTTGTGGACCTCTCCTGGAACCTCTCCAGGACCAGCTCATCTTTCTGTAGCTGCAGGGTCCAAAATTGCTTacaaaatgcagtctgaccaactcAGCAAAGTCACAGTATATCCTTTTTGtgttttagtcctctcaaaatgaatgctgatattgtatttgtcatctctacttaacctgcaagttaagccagctggtggtgtagttgCATCCGCACCTGACTTCAAGGCGAGTGGTCCcaggtttgaatccagctggctccctgcacgctttccatctatgCTGGAAACTCGgccttgttttaaaaaaaaaaagagacaaaatattaaagaaacaaCAAGATTGCCGCCTGATAGgccacaaggcatggagaggaattttaaaaatgtgcaaattaaccttaagggaaaTCTGAACCATGATTGATTTCTGAACTTTCTCcttacttagaaaatagtcaacaccttTATTCTTACTATAGTGCATAATCccgcacttccctacactgtattccatctgactcttctttgcccatcctcccaaataaaattatttttgttggaaatgagaaaatctccagatgctggaaatctgagtaacacacccgaaacatcgactatacttatttttttcccccccatagatgctgcctggcgtgctgaattcctccagcattttgtgtgtgttatttttgtTGGAAATTGTCAATAAAGGCAGGTTAATTTCTCGAGAGAAGTTCAGTGAGGAACAATTGGATGCAAATGGTTTTACCCAAATCTTGGTTGCTTGCATTAGTGCAGTCTTgatagatcagtggtccccaaccaaaAGGCTGCAAAGCAcgtgctaccaggccgtgaggaaacgatacgagtcagctgcacctttcctcattccctgtcacgcactgttgaacttgaacatagggtagccaactgtcccgtatttgctgggacatcccgtatattgggctaaattggtttgtcccatacgggactgcccttgtcccgtatttcccccgctaaggtagagcgttcctatgaaaccttttgtgccgaaatggcgtaaagtgaagaagctattaccattaatttatatgggaaaaacttttgagcattcccagacccaaaaaataatctgccaaatcatactaaataatacaaaacctaaaataacagtaacatatagtaaaagcaggaatgatataaatacacagcctatataaagtagaaataatgtatgtacagtgtagtcgggaagattaagccaaaaccgatttgtggaaaaatatCACgcgtgcgcacacaggtgcccgtgcaaggcttcatggtagtCTGTCTTGGGGTAAACataagtgtcctgtatttgattgctacttttgtcccttatttgggagtgagaaagttggcaaccctaactgtaaaagacatgctgagatgagtttaaccctacttgaacgacccccccccccccccccgggtcggccggtccacaagaatattgttaatattaaaccggtccatggtGCAAGAAAGGTCGGGGACCCCTGTGATAGATGGAATTGTTTAATGATCTCCACTAAGGCTAGAGGTATGTGTAGCAGTTTGCATTGAAGCAGACTGAAAATAAAGAATGAGCAATCATTTGAGTGCTGTACACTTGATCTGGAAGGTATTGAAAATGTAGAAGTTACTAGCAGTGTGGTTGAAAAATCATTTGCATGCAAGGGGAAACCAGATAAATATGTAAGAGTGAGAGAAACAGCAAGATAAATGCAATAAGAGCAGGAGGCCTGTATGAAatataaattagattagattatgagaacactcagtcttcatttattgtcatttagaaatgcatatatgcattaagaaatgatacaatgttcctccagagtgatatcgcagaaaaacaggacaaactaaagactaatactgacagaaccacataattataacatatagtcacagcaggtcaaaacaataccataatttgataaagaacagaccatgggcacggtaaaaaaaagtcttaagtcccgagtccccgataaaCATCAACAGAGACAAGTCGAATTCCATTAATAATCTGTTCACACGTTTGTCAATATCcatgggggggggcgcggtgggaGATATATTTCGTTCAATCCTCTTTGCTGAAAAGTGCGTCattaaagaaaatttaaaatatttttttaaaaagctggagATTCCTAGCAACTTCGTCAGCATCTGAAAATAGGCTATTGACTCTCATTTACGAactctgtgtgtatgtgtttccTTGCTTTACAGAAACGAGACATTCAACTTTTGAAAGCGTACATGAGGGCTATCCGCAGTGCAAACCCAAACCTACAGAACTTGGAGGAAACCATTGAGTACAATGAGATCCTAGAGTACGTTTCAGTTCAGTTTCTTGTCAATTTTCCTTGTGCCTTGGACCATTTTATAATCAACTATTTCCAGTTCTCTGCTGGGGGCTCAGCCACTCTGAGATGTATGAGAAAGATGAGCCTTCAAGTCAATTTCAGAAGTATTTTGTTCTGTGAATACTGTAGGtagttattttttaatttaaactTTGTCTGAGTGTAAGGTAGTGAAGCAAGCATTCCTTTCAGAACAGTGATGTTGGTACGATAATGAATTGTTGCAGTACAACTACAATAATATATAAAGCAATCACCAGGTGGCTTAATAGCTTGGGTGGTTCTTCCTTATCTCTAACTCAGGGTTAAGTCCCACCGCAAAGATCGGCGCTCTCTAAGCCAAAGCTCCAGTGCTGCACAATTGAAGTTGTGATGGTTCCGATGAGACAGAGTCTGTCAGGTGGATGCAAGAGATCCCTTGATACTACTTAGGAAAAAAGGGGACCTTGCCTTGCTCCACTTGCCAATGATGAACATTACCAAAACAGATTCTGCTTGTCATTGCTTTGCATTTGTGAGATCTTTTTGCGCGCAAATTGGCTCCTCTGTAGTGAGTGCACTTCAAAACTGTTTCATTGGTTGTAAACTATTTTGGGCCATCCCAAGGTTCTGACTGGCGCTATAGAAATGCAATTTCTCAAGACGTGTGCATGAGGTCTGGTCAGGCAATTAATGCAGTACTGAAGGTGGGCAGAGCTGTCAGAGGTGTGATTCTATGAAAGGGGGATTAAGCTGAGTCCCTGCCTGCCTCCTCCCAGGAGGAGGTAGAGGTATCATAGCTGTGTTGGAGCAGGCAattttttctgctgctgtaggcctGATGTTTACCCTATGGCCAACATCTTTATTTGTTCATTCTCATGTGCCATTTGTGGGAATTTGCTGCATCCAATAGATTCCTGCATATCCTCTGTTATAATAGTAactgtattttaaaaataaattaagtgcAAATGACTGTACAGTGCCTTGAGATGCCCTGTGGACGTAAAGGTGCTATATAATTGCATGGTCTTTTCAATGTCTGAATTTGGCTTCTGTCTTTATAATATAGAACTATGACCACTTTAGAATTTTCTTCTATGAGCCTTTTGTGCCTATGGCTGGATGTGCATGAATGAAATGATGtgggtgttttttttcttgtgtatTTAGAAGTTAAAATGCCTTTTTAGTATTTCAGTATTGAAGAGCCTTGGTACTGCTGTTCTCTGAAGGCTGACTAGTCTCTTAATGTCTCCAAAAGGTTACCAGAATAAATTCAGTGCCAAGTTATTTTGGCGCTCTGATGTCATCCAATAAACCTATAATCTGTCATCAAAAATAACACATTCAGAATGCAGAATGTTTTGTTACCAAGGCCATTCTTTGTCACCTAAAGTAGGTCTTTCCTTGGCTTCAATTTAGTGAGTTCAGCAAGTTGGATGAGGAATTAATCATTCAACCCAAGTGCATATTTTGAGTGAAGATTTAAACTAAGTATTTTATTATGTTTAGATGTTTGTGATAAGTAATCTCGAATCTTAATCCAAGAAGATGTGTTATAATAGAAAGaacaagaattttaaaaatgaatattAAAACTGAATACTGCTCTGGACTGGTACTTCCACTAATGAAAAGCATTTATCTGGTGCCTCCTTTCAGTTGAGATGTTTAAACAGTGGCCTTGTTTAATCTCAGCTCTGTCAGAATGGTGTCATGGGGTCTTTATAGAGTGTTCCCATTTTCTGTCCAAATTTATTCTCTCCTACAAAACCTAAGAATGCCTTGCTTTTTACTGATGGAGTGAGCTTGTTTCCCTTTAGAGCAGTGATGAATGCTTAAAGTAATCTGAGCATTAAAGACCTCACAAATGAGCTTTCTTCACTGGAGATATTGAGTGGGCAGGCACAGATTCATCATTTGGTagaagagccaaaggagatgtgaaggaatGTTTTCACAGCTGAGTGATCataatctggaattcattgcttgaaagggtggtggaagcagattcaattgcAGCTTTTTAGAAGGGAATTGGATGAGTAGTTGAAAGGGAAAATTTGCAGTACTCTGGAAAATAAGACTTACTGGTGTGCTTTTgctgaatgggccaaatggtgccAGCCAGTGTTGTAATGATTCTGTGAATCTTTAAAGAGAAACATCATCGAGTAACTTTACCACTGTCTGTGCGCAAATTGGCGGCTGCATTTCCTCCATTGCAACAGTGACCTTGCTTTCAAAAAGTGCTTCATTGGCTGTTTAGTAGTTGTGAATGGCGCTATATAAACACAAGTTCCAAGATGCTTAAAATCTATAAAAATAGGTTTCTTTTCTGCATCCTTAGTGATCAAAGGAAAGTCCATGTTGAATGCCAGTAGTTTGGtcatggtcttatccatgacTTGTTATTCACTTCAACTTGTTTACTTCCCAGGTATCTTAAGGGACTTTTTATTATGCAGCTGTCCTACCTGGTGAAGGTGTGAAGGTGCAAGAGAAACTTATCTGTTGTTTATCTGACTTGCAGGGCTTTAATTGATTATAACTTTGTTTGCCTGTTTTGTTAAATAAAACGTGAATGGTATCTTCTGTATTATAGGTGGGTCAATTCATTGCAACCTGCTAGAGTTACCCGATGGGGTGGGATGATCTCCACCCCTGATGCAGTTCTCCAAGCAGTCATTAAGCGGTCTCTCATTGACAGTGGGTGCCCAATGTCTATAGTCAATGATCTCATCGAAAATGCACACGAGAGGAACTGGCCTCAGGGTCTGGCCACACTAGAGACTCGCCAAATGAACCGCAGGTTCTACGAGAACTATGTAGCTAAACGAATCCCAGGGAAGCAAGCTGTAGTGGTGATGGCATGTGAGAACCAACACATGGGAGAGGACATGATCATGGAGCCTggtctggtaatgatctttgctcATGGAGTAGAGGAAATCTTTTAAAGCAGATCGATTTTCTCCTCTGAATTGAAGTTTCTACTATAAGAAGAAAGCAGGACTTTGACTTGCCCTCTGGAATATCTTCGGCAAGCAGACTTGGACATGACCAAAGGCTTAATGCCAAACTGCATTATGGGTTATTCGATCACCACCTTTGCAACGCCAGAACTAGCTTAAAGAATGGGTTTGCAGCTCACAGAACCTTTGTTCCAACCTTATGTATTTATTCATTCACAATTTTAAAACATGAAGTACAATTCTGATGCCCATTCCAGATGCCACATAAGAAAACTTAACAATTGTGGTGCCTGCAGTGGTTTGTGTTGTGCTTTAATATCTTATTGGtatttttccccttttctttTCAAGTAGAAAATGGTAATGGCCAATTTTTTGTAGTACAGGCTGTTAACACAGTAAACAATGCAAGAAGTTTTTTTTGTGAACTGTTTTGAGGGGTAAACTACTGTGAGGTTTCTGTAAGAGCAGAGCTCATAAGCAAACTATAGAGATAAATATTGTATGCACTACATGGCTTAATATCCACTAAAGCAATCTTAAAGGCCGATTTGCTGAAATGTGTTTTGTATTTGGgcataaaatattaaaatttatgCAAAACCCAAGTGACAACATGTGAAGTAAACTTTAATACCTGCAACCAATTCAATCGCATGATGGGTGATTTCTTAAATTCACAAGGCAGGGGCAGAAAGATGCAGAAATTTACGCTCCTGCGAGGCAAGTTGGTTGCAGTCctatatttttttttgttctatgtTGAAACTCTGCCAACATTTAATCACTTTAACCTAAATCCTACTTTTCTGGATTTGCCTTAAATTAGATTGTTAAATTGAAGTCAATAATATCTAAATGGAGTTCTGTGCAAAAATGGCTAAAATTGTAGTGAGGTGTATTCAGTGAGCAGGAACAAAAAAGGACGAGTGTTCATGCTTTTAAAATCCCACGAGTATTTTGTTTCTCACATAACTAGAAAGCCATCCTGATTGAGATGTTATGTAGAAATATCTGATTGTGAGCCTGAATGTGATGCTCTATATTCATGTAAACTGTATAATTTACCCAGCTGCTTTATCACATGGGTAGGAATTGCACGTATGATtgcaggactcccaagtcagA
It includes:
- the rnf41 gene encoding E3 ubiquitin-protein ligase NRDP1 — protein: MGYDVNRFQGEVDEDLICPICSGVLEEPVQAPHCEHAFCNACITQWFSQQQTCPVDRSVVTLAHLRPVPRIMRNMLSKLQITCDNASFGCTAVVRLDQLTSHLNDCEHNPKRPVTCEQGCGLEMPKDELPNHNCIKHLRTMVLQQQGKISELEKTSAEHKHQLAEQKRDIQLLKAYMRAIRSANPNLQNLEETIEYNEILEWVNSLQPARVTRWGGMISTPDAVLQAVIKRSLIDSGCPMSIVNDLIENAHERNWPQGLATLETRQMNRRFYENYVAKRIPGKQAVVVMACENQHMGEDMIMEPGLVMIFAHGVEEIF